From the genome of Longimicrobium sp., one region includes:
- a CDS encoding alpha/beta fold hydrolase, producing the protein MRPSLHFVLTLCIPAVTGGCTSLARGGPQANSARGVVHDTVRIEAAGASLAATLSRPDAPGRAPAVVMLHAAGLERRSDYRAYADSLAAHGIAVLAYDMRGVGASTGNPVLPTFGDLASDAIAVARYLRSRPDIDPRAVGVWALSRGAFTAPLVATRDPATAFVVVVSGPALPAAELDADGITDALRARGHPDEEVREALALYRLGVQVARTGQGRDSLERVFARAQSARWFPDFPIKALPPEGHWSWQHFREIVTFDPDTAWARVQVPVLAIYGGRDRPIISTDSRVRLERALRAGGNAAVSVTVLPEADHLMREPTGGFVKELFESQARWIQRRAAARASVR; encoded by the coding sequence ATGCGACCCAGTTTACATTTCGTGCTTACCCTGTGCATCCCCGCGGTCACCGGCGGCTGCACATCCCTCGCGCGCGGCGGGCCGCAGGCCAACTCGGCGCGCGGGGTGGTCCACGACACCGTGCGCATCGAGGCCGCCGGGGCATCGCTCGCCGCGACGCTGAGCCGCCCCGATGCGCCGGGGCGCGCCCCCGCCGTGGTGATGCTGCACGCGGCCGGCCTGGAGCGGCGGAGCGACTACCGCGCCTACGCAGACAGTCTAGCGGCGCACGGGATCGCTGTTCTAGCCTACGACATGCGCGGCGTCGGCGCATCTACCGGCAACCCTGTGCTACCGACCTTCGGCGATCTTGCGTCGGACGCCATCGCCGTGGCACGGTACCTCCGGTCTCGGCCAGACATCGACCCACGCGCCGTCGGCGTCTGGGCTCTGAGTCGTGGCGCGTTCACGGCACCACTCGTTGCGACACGCGACCCGGCCACTGCGTTCGTGGTCGTCGTCTCCGGTCCTGCGCTCCCGGCTGCCGAGTTGGACGCCGACGGCATAACCGACGCGCTGCGGGCGCGTGGACACCCGGACGAGGAGGTGCGCGAGGCCCTCGCCCTGTACCGCCTCGGAGTTCAGGTCGCACGGACCGGCCAGGGACGCGACAGCCTGGAGCGGGTGTTCGCCCGAGCGCAGTCGGCTCGCTGGTTCCCCGATTTCCCGATCAAGGCGCTTCCCCCCGAGGGACACTGGTCCTGGCAGCACTTTCGCGAAATCGTCACCTTCGATCCGGACACCGCCTGGGCCCGCGTCCAGGTGCCCGTCCTGGCGATCTACGGCGGCCGTGACCGCCCCATCATTTCGACCGACAGCCGGGTGCGGCTCGAGCGGGCTTTGCGCGCCGGCGGGAACGCGGCGGTGAGCGTCACGGTGCTCCCCGAAGCCGACCATCTCATGCGCGAGCCGACGGGCGGATTCGTGAAGGAGCTCTTCGAGTCGCAGGCACGGTGGATCCAACGGCGGGCGGCGGCGCGAGCCTCGGTGCGTTAG